A region of the Styela clava chromosome 1, kaStyClav1.hap1.2, whole genome shotgun sequence genome:
TGACTGCTGTACAGAAGACAATAGTAGAAAGCAATGGTGAGTGTGTTTACTTGTAAATGAtggaatttaatattcattcaATATAAAAAAGATCAAACTAAAGACACTGATTtgtgattcagatattttatttcgtcatgcaagaatcaatatGAGGCAAAAGAAAACACAGTAAACtgaaaaaacgaaaaacatTGATTCATTGCAATTGACGCGGGGTCGCGAATAGACTCAATgagtcatctagtcagcgacaccttggtGCTGTATtaaagcagcaaatatagcaacgAAAATTTATCTTCAGAAATACACAAACCATTGAAATACAACAATAGATTCgaaataaaatacacaaatcatGGAAAGACAGCAGTAGATTCGAcaacaaaaaaggaaaaattatcttcaaaaaTCATGGAAAGACAACAATAGATCCgaaataaaatacacaaatcatGAAAAGACAACAAtagatttgaaataaatttaattgtaaataaCCACACTACAAGAACCGCCAGTACGATTCATTCAGAAGAAGGCTCATTAGCGACAGCTGGTGTTTAAGATGCgcatcgatgaattcaaaacataaaataatgctGAGTCATACGACCCTGCACTAAAAAGAAATGAAGTAGCGTCCCAAGCAACTGGGTTGCCATTTGATAGCTATTATATGTGGAAAGTAGACGACGACGAGTTACCGGCACAGTAAAGTGAAGTACCGGTATGCACTATATAAATTGCACATGAGAAGTTGGCAAAAAAAGACATAGTAAAACATGAAAGAGCCAGCAAAAGAGGTACAGCATTCAGCTgtcatagaaaaaaaaaatatatccgTGTAATATTTTATGGTGATTCATATGGATATGTTCTGTGGCAGTCCATTTTGACGTCAATTGCCCGAATCATACATTCGTTCTTCATTAATCGAATAACACAGACAAATAgaatttgaattgtttattcCATTCCATTTGAATGCCTAAAAGGGTTTTGCTTACTTGTGTAGGACTAAGTTGAAAGATTTTGGTTTCTTCATAAGATATTAGCTTCCTTCTCGTTTTTGATCGCGTTAAAGACGTTAAGGTGTAACGGACGGCATACAAATATATGACATGTGTTAGCTTTAGTTAATTTTTAAGAATACATTCAGTGAAATTTTGCTATTTCAGCTATGAACAAATATTACCTTgattctttcatttttattctagATTTGAAGGGGGGAAAATTTTCTGAAGTGCCAAACAACATTTGTCATCTATTCATCAATAAAATTCCTCACCTCGCAGAAGTAATGACAGGTTAGTTACGTGCATAGGCTACATTAATCGAAGAAACTATTGGTTACGACAATAAATATAAGCAAATCAAGTATACAAAATACATTACTACTGTGTGGTATGGTAAATTTTCAAAGACAAACAATTTGGCAGGTTTTCTCAaaaatctcttttttaaattttttagaatTGGAATCCTGTACGAAGCATCTTGAAGAATCAATGCTAAGTGAgtatatttgtttttcataaGCGATACAACGATCGGAAACAACAATAGAGTAGCGTAAATTACTTTCTCGTTTAAATATTCTTGTTTTAAAACTAGTCTGAATGATCTGActgtaaatttttttcatagCGGATAACTCTGAAAGAGCAGAATTCAATTCTTGGGcagcaatatttaaaacaatgGATGAAAACCAGGATGGGAAAATCGACTTCGGGGAACTGAGAACAACAATTGGCCATACCTTGGTCAGTGAAAATTTTGAGTCTCAAAACTCCACTATTTATTCCATCTTCAAATTTATTCACTCCATTATTATTCTAGGAAATTATTTCGTTTTTttaattggacacgaaatggacctatggatcgtttcgttattttgttgattttctttttgttgttgttttttctctGTAACTACCAgacaaattgctttgaattttttgttgttgaagtTATCGCTAGAAGtctatttcttattttatttcaaaaatgttagGAGCTCTATAGGATTCGTTTTTTGGTGTGATGAcgttatcaaaataaaatgtgCGCACCTCGTGGCGACTCCGCGTTCGCTGCGGCCTGTGAAGGATGAGATAGCCGTACTGCTTCGTTTTGGCTATTGTGTATATATGTTTGAGAATTGTCCTTTTGTTTAATAATAACCAGATTATGAAATAATAGATATGATCTTAGCCACGGTTTAGCTCTAATgtgtttatattatattttcaaaatatagtttATAAGCTTATCGTAAAGTCTAACAATATCTTTATCGCAGACGAACGACGAAGACATTGCTCTTGCTAACGCTCTTGGACATGCAATATATGGTGACATTATGCATGATGTGGAAGATCTCACAGAGAAGCATTTCTACATGTTCGTTCACGAGTTGCTCTACGGAAGTGAGTGATACTACTATGCAAATTCTCATTTAAACTCGTTTAAATTCCCAAAATGTCTATGATAGGTATTGGTTTAAAGAAATATGAGAATTAGATTTCACACTTATAACAGTGAAGTAGCAGACTATGGGAGTGTCCAAACACTTCGCAAATCAAGGGTACATATACCAGATCTATGCCTCGGGTTCATCAACATCGCCACCTGACGACGATGATTCATGTATTCCGCACCATGCACCGATAGCCTGTGTCTGCTCCATAGATAGCCTTTGCGATATGAAACGCGttcatattaataatatatgtGAGCAAGCATAGTCTGTtcgattttaaaaatgaaaatccaTTTACCTATTTTTATACTGACCAATATTTAATTTTCCCAATCCACATTCAGTGACATATTAACGTTTCCATTTACTTTTCAAGTCAAAGAATCGAATAGGAAGAATGTCTGGGAAGATATCGTCTCAGAACATGAGCTAAGAGGAAGATCAATGATGTGCAAGGCCATTCGTGATGTAAGAATGCAACTGTCAAATCAACGTGACGTCATGAATGATTGCATCAAATCATATGAGGCAACGAGAAACTCGTAAGTTGTCTTCTCTTCTGGAAAGTTATTCTTGTTTACTAGTTTGGCAGTTATGTTTTGTTCCCGTGTTTTTAATACGGCGCTTACTCACCCCTTCTCCCCGAAGAATGCTCCATACATGCAACGACTGAAATCTAACGATATGTAATCTACTATTATTTACAAGGGGGAATATCCAATTTATTACTCCCGAGAAGGGATCTGATTTAACCCTGACATGTGTTATCTGCAACGACAACACAGTTAAGTCTGGCGCTTCAACTGCTAGGCCATCGCGCCGCATGAATTATAATATCATTCGATGACAAAATTGTATACGACacttaatcaaaaaataaatcacaaaaatatcaatcatttaaaattcGCAGTGATCCGATAATAAATCTCAATGCCGTATATTCGTTTTCACAGAATACTGGGAGCTGATGGCGTATTCGCTCCAGAGATCGTTTTCACTATGGCGGACGGAGACAGAGATGGAGAAATATCTCAAGAAGAATTCGACATATTCATCGGGAGTCATTCAACTCTCTACAGCCTGATTGAAAGAAAACACGCATCAAAAGACATGAAAATAGGTCAGTTCAGATCAGTGATGCCAGATGCCATAGTTACGGCTAGAAAAGAGAATGACGCAAGGAGCATGCTTGAGTCTTCGTCGATGACAGCATTAGAATTACATGATGCCGAGAAACTTTGTTCGGCAATCATTTCTTCTGTGGAAAAATACCCTTCACACGAAGATCACACTGTCACAACTGCTGAGAATCATGAATCAAATTATCCCCAAAACTTGAGTTATAAAGGTATGGGGGAATATACCTTTCGTGAACACACATTGCCACATGAAGAAGAAAGCACGACTCCTGCAAATACGGATGTAATGCATCTAGTAGATCACAATGGAAATCCAATGGAAATAGTTATCAAGCATCCTGAGGGATTTCCAGCTGCCAGTAGTTTCAAAGGATCGGGTGAATATATTTGGAAGGAACACACTTTACCTGCTGAAGAAGTGAAAGCAACTCCCGGGCCAGCACCCGGAGAATTAGTAGAAGCCCCTCTTGGCAGCGAGTCTATTCATCCTATAGGTGAAAAGGTGCACCCTAATGGCGAAGTGGTGTATCACATGGTGGATGCTGAAGGAAATCAAATAGAGTTGACGTTCACCAGAAAAGAGATAGATGATATCGAACATCGAATGGCAGAGGCTAAAGGTGCGCCTGTTGAACCTCACCATACTGAATCACCGAGCAAACAGCCTCCCAGCAATTCTGAAGAAAGTGAACTCATGAAGgagattgaaaaaatattagcaGAAAAAGATAGTCCTGCCGAAGAAAAATTGCCCGAGTCAAATGGCGAaacagaagaagaaaaagaattACAGGAATTACTGAAAGAAATGGAGTCATCGCGCGAATCAACTTAATGAATGGCACGAACAATAGTATTTCTCAAAACGCCAAATATGTTATTCTCATGTCCgttcttaaaaatatcttttacgAGTAAAACTTGCCTTGTCTGCCGTGCAGAGGGCACCattgttatttttgttgttatattttaaataaaatgtaagaCATTGTAGATGTGCTATTCTAAATTTTAGTTCATTGACGCAACAAGCTCCACTGGGTTATTCAATCGTTTAGATCGTGAGCTTTGTCTAGCGTTAGTCTTGCCAATGAGGGTATGTATAATGGTTAGGCTATAAAGGATGTATAAAGGTTTAGATATATTACTTTCAATTCAATATTAACTGACTAGTGGTTTGACATGTTTAGCTGGGGCAGTGTTAAGGCGGGCTCAATCGAATTCCTGGGGCCCGGTGGAGCTGTTCAAGGAGTTTGACGAAGATCCTCTGAAACCTTCGTACATCATGAAGTATTTGCATTACCGCGAATTCATGCAGTCATCCACACTTTGGCGATCGAACAACTCATAAAACAGATACATACCTATATGTTGTTTTAGATCAGGGGCGTGAAACTGTTAATCGCAACGGCACGGCTGTTAATTGCACCCATTGATATTTGCAAACATATACTTCCATCATGAGATTTTGGCACCCGCATATGGATTACACCCGAGAACATTTGCACACATGGatatttgcacccgcgtacatttccACCCACGGGCATTTGTACCcccgaacatttgcacccaccgaCATTTGCACCAGCGTACATTTGCAAACGCAGTTGCGGGTTTGCTGTGAGTTCATCTTCACTGCTTTCACCACATAATTATGTCCGTGTTTAAAGGAAAATGGTAATGAATCACTTTTAATTCAAAAACTAGCGTCCGTGGGCGTAAATGTTCACGGGTGCAAATATCCGTGGGTGCAATTGTCCATGTCCGTGGGTACAAAAGTATACAGGTGCAAATATCTTAGATGCAAAAGTACGGGTGCAAAACTTACGTGGgtgcaaaaatatcaaaacataAAAGATAAGATGCTACAGTTGTGACTCAAATCGTTTGGCTTTTCGGTTTACATTCAGACTCGATGTCTGATACAACATCGCAACAGCACCCGTGAAAGCTAGGACAATTCGGGTACCGGAATCTTGCTCTTCCACAGTTCAATATCGTTTAGAAAATGACTTTTTGTGGGAATTGTTGGTAACATATTGTGCTTTGGTCTTCCTGTCGATGTATGTGATCATTGCTTTcttttattatatgtactataGATTTTCACAGATGATCAAAATAAAAAGACCAAGATATATCAATTTGAGTCTAAGCAGTCAGTTGCCATTCAACTCCAATGATCAAACATGAACATTACTAAAGTTACTTTCCATCCAGTTAAACGATGCACAACCATCGTTGTAGCACAAATCAAATTGATTTTGGTTCTAGGCAACAGTGACGAATCAACCCTCAGAACATGCTTTCttagtgaatcattgttggatGAAAGAGTATAATCCGTGTGCTTGCCTGTTTTAAAAAGACGTGCCCTGGTAatatttacattcttcatatcctctccatagagtgaacaaacaaattcctcagctttgtTTATTAATGCATCGTTAACCTCAGAAGATTtccatagttgagaaaaaattcaatgaatttcGAGTCCTCAAATACCAGTGTCCTCtccatacagtgaacaaacaaattcctcagctttgtTTATTTAGGCCTCGTTAACCTCAGAAGATCtccatagttgagaaaaaattcAGTGAATTTTTAGTCCTCCAACATCAGTGTCCTCtccatacagtgaacaaacaaatttctTAGCTTAGTTTaataatgcctcgttaacctcagaagatcttcatagttgagaaaaaattcaatgaatttcGAGTCCTCCAACAtcagtttgatgggcagtttcCATAGCAGAAGTATGCCAAAGTAGGCTATTTCAATactagcccatctaagctgtttgcaactttTATGAtactcatatacctttacgcttttCTTCAAGACTTCTTCTTTGAACCATTCTATTCTTACAGGTGTAGTCAGGGTTGCCATCAATATGAACCCAAAAATAAGGACGCCGGGGGAAACATGATAATAAGATAACAAAAAGCGAAAcgtaataaacaaaatgcatTCAAGCCTCAGCGACGCGTGTATATTCATTAACTCTTGGAAAAGATATTTATAGATTggtttgaattaatttttgagCAGAGTCTCTATGCTTCTGAGttgcattgtgagcagaaattCTTGCTTTACCTATGAGTTCCAGATTATTGTCACATTCTCTAAAACTGCAGTGCGCGAAACACTGGCCCTTCGTTTTGTTTGACGAcgttgaattctttctcataatcatcacggcaaatgtttttacgtttactcattTCATCTCTTATGAAATTTCAGATCTAGACTAAATTTAAAGTTTAATTTACCGGTATATTCCTGTTTTGTCTAAAGCACTGATTCTTGACTAACTTCAAAGTCGAAATTAACACGTGCTGAAATGCTTGGGTAGAAAACAGTCGCTTAGAATGCCAGAAAACTAAATCAGTAGGCTACTGCTACACTTATCAAATCTATCAGATCTTGAATGGTTCTCGCTCCCCTTTACTAGTATATTTTGATTCATGTTACACAAAAAGATCTTTGCCAGTAGGCTATTGTTTTGTCGCTGTGATAATTAGTTTGATGTTATTACGTCACGAATGTAGCGATAGCAATCAATGAGGTTTCAATCATTTCTAGCATTTAATCATTTCTAGCAAATCCATTATCCGAATTGACCAAACTAAGTGATCGGTATAAAAATCTCTAcctctaaaataaggaaaaaaaaataaggatacatgtcaaaataaggacgtttctAAGACAATGTAAGGACGTATAAGGACGTTTCTAAGACAAAGTAAGGACATAATATAAGGACAAATCTTGGAGATAAGGACGTTATGGAACCCTGGGTGTAGCGCTGATAGCATGCGTTAGGTTgaattggtggaacattgccgtttattttgtagtacagtatctaaaataaggaagaaaatcatatttggaacaacATGAGTGTTTttcgacaaataaaaataccactaaatactgactaatacataatgcattttatctaaTGTATCACAGTCCCGCAGTGTTTGCATACTAGActaaactatatatatactgaatCTCGATGAATcacacagtctgaaatgccctgtATATTTCAAAACATCAGCTGCCAGCCTACAACTTGATAcatgatttctcacctctcaatcgcttCATTTCTTTAAACTCCTGCATAACTTATTATTGCTGCATTGCTGCCCAGGTTCTTGTTGTCTTTATGAATTTAGACAAATCAGTAAAATTGGTTACTTACCCCTCTTTCTCACAAACCTGCAATACACAAAGGGTCATTATTTTCTGAATCAAATATGCTGTAGCCCAGAGATGTCAAACTCGTGCGTTTTCGAGGGCcacattgcattttgggaattgtgcaaagggccgcaaaaagtttttgatatattttgataatgtatacctaaagcatatttttagataggtgtagtttgtgacatatattgtgacgtAATTAAACAGCCGaataaagttttgtttttttcataaatttcaaatgccatttaaatattgatttcttgcatttcactattattgcaatttattgtacttaatataaaaaatcataaatttttacaTACAACTAtctaaaacatttttgaataaacttatgataagaaaagaataatacatacactaaaaatgacttaatcctAATATATAGACCTCAAATTTACAAAAGTACAGaataaatttaatgttttttgttacatttgtcctgacgtttgacATCTCCTTTGGGTCACCAGCTCACTAATATCAGACTGatatgattttacagtaccaactctaattaacgaggtcacatgatcatcggttaATGCGGATGTTTGATGCGGATGTTTGattatttcagaaataaaaacagCTGTTCACATCTATATCTGTTTCAAACTTTGCTAAGATGTAGCATGATGTATTACTCTTAGTAGAATTCAGAAACTCTAACAGCATCATAATGTGCCTTTACAATAAGGTTTCCTTCTGCTAAGCTAGCATCAAGTGTAAATGGCGCTGGGAATAATGCAAATTTGCATTCAAGCGAAGAAACATTGGAGAATCTACGCTTGAACTCATTTAAAAgcaaatcaatattatttacaacttttttaaatatttgttttttcttaAAAATGCGACCTTTCTCGTGTACTTTGCGTTTTTTCTTAAGTATTCTTTTGCCAGCTTGAGGTGTATTCGTAATTGGGTCGAAATGTGACAACaaaaaatatgtaacttttCAAAGCTATTTTCTGTAAATTGTCGTTTGCTGTGTGAATTATCAGTTTCACtttgaaatgtttgaaaaatgtattacatttaggATTAAATCTATTACGCACGCGGCCCGGGGCCGAGAGTCCGACATCCATACTGGGGGCCTATATAGtggtataagtctgctgaatactTGAGAATcgtcataaaatttattataaacttTCCATAAAAGCCTGAAAATACCATATTGTTGTTTGGGTCATATCTTTCTAAATCTAGCCTGCTAACAACTTTATAATGAGCTAGTGGTCAACTAAAACAGTTATCCATGAGAAGAGTTTACAAGTGTTTATTAGCATAATAGTCTAAACAATTTTAGTACTGCCTTAGCATACCtttactaataataactaaaagaCGATGTAAAGGCTACCAAACTCAACGCCAGAGCGAGCAGTACAAACTGAAATTTATCTGACCGTCTACAGCTGATAAAATGTTGGAAATGAAACTGGAAGATAAACGGCCTCATCTCGGGGCCTAATTCATAAACAATGCTAAATcgtgaaaaacagtgaaaatacatatttccttatttggcaaaaaaaaaaattgtgtggaGATTAAGCTTACTCAAAGCTCCGGACAAAAACGTAAAGAGTACACGAATtccaagaaaattaaattttaacacaaacttccaaaaaataaaattttgtttcgaactccaaggaaatcaaattttcacCCGAACTCAGAGAAAATcgaattttaacaaaaacttccagaaaatcaattttaaagaAGAATCAAATTTTGACTCAAACTCAAAAGATTTGACTAtaacatttcactcttacttgcccttcaatttattcattttcatgaATAGAAATCTATGATTTGTTCATTTCCCCAGTTCGTTTGGAAGTCATGtataaggggcatcattattaaaaaatttccccGGGTATCAGGAAAGTTTGACACCCCCTGCCCCACCTTCACTCTGGGTGTAACTGTAAGTAAATTTGCCACCTTGTGGCGGTTACGCGAACACATATCAGCCGACCCCATGCTCAGCGACTGCAAGCGTATCTGTTGCTTGGCGAAAGTGGGGAGTTTTTTTATGGGGAACGGTAGACTGTGGGACCTGATATGGTAATACAGAAGGGGCTTGGATCAgttagtatttcaattcacgttgaaactgaatcaTGTAGAATGAATCATTGTCACAGCACCTTGACAAGCTACGACAGTACCTGTAGTACCGTAAACGGTAACctgtgtagtcgagttgtctctgagATTTGTCTGTTCAGTCGAGTTGTCCGTGTGGTGTTGCCGAGTTGTTCGGCTTCCGATACGgctactggtaagttaccgctTAGGATTTTCGGGAAATTGATGATATTTAACTTTGCTCTCCGTTTCCACATAtgtgagcatagctctcttgtttttcatacattcatttcaaaaataggGGATGACACCCAAATATCACGTAAGCTTATCGGTGCcggatattttgaaaaagaaattaaCGAAATCAGATTTCAACCGACACTCAAGcgattttattgatatattttcattgttgCGTCTAATATTGGAGTATTGGGTCTTCGAGAAATATTCCTGACATAGTTGTGCGGAATTATTTCAAGTCTCGTTCCACCGAATATCACGAGGATGAGCCTATGTGGATTGGGCGGGAGGATGGGGGGCATCAGAGAAATACCACCTTGCACAACAGAACAATAATCATAAATATTACTAGCTCCCGAGTGTGTGATCATCGCCTGATATGATATCTTCATATTGCACGACACAAATCATCACAAAACCGACCAGGGTCTCAAGTTCAtcttcaatattaatatatacgGTACAccatacataaaaaaatctatgCTTATGTAATATCTTGCTTCATAACAGACCACATTCCAGTTGTATGTTCTATTACTGATCTTTCGACAATAGTAACGAACCTCGATATAAACGAAACATAAAACATAATACTGCCCAATGTAGAAAACTTTGATGCATTATGTGATTTCATCTTCAAAATCAAGTATCTGGTCGACAACCCCCCCCCATATGAAGATGCTATCTAGAAAATACCTGAAAATTGGGAAAAAAACATGGTTAAGCAAGGTTGTTCGGGTgtccatcaaaaataaaaataaaatgcgcGAAAAGTATAAATTAAATCTTATCAGACTCGCTTGTATTATTAATTAGCGCGCAACGCTAAAGTTTATTGAAGGTAACACGCCACAACACCATACATGCAAGAAATATCGCAACAAACTGGaagaaataataaacaaagcaAAACAACTTCATTATTACAATGCACTAAAGCAAATCcgaaacaatataaataaaacatagaGAACAATTAAAGAAATAGTAAATGTTATAAATAACAAACAGAATACTATACTACAGAAATTATGTtagaaaataaaagtatttcttCAGACAAATTGATGACAAACGAGTTCAACAGCTATTTACCTAACATTAACCCAAAATTATCCAGTGAATTCAATATTGTTTCGGattacgatttttttttatatttaaaagtcTCACAGAacatatttcatcaaataataagtggtattttaaaactaaaaagtGGGCAAAGCCATTAGTCCTGATAACATCTCATCGCATTTCCTTCAGAATATTGTAGATATAATATCACAATTTTGCTCAATGCTCACAATTTTGTTCAGTGCGCCAATACAGCTAGATTGTTTGTTCTCTTttcattgatttaaaaaaagcaTTCGATACATTTGACCACAAAATTTTGCTTCTTAGACTGTTTAACTATGGATTTCG
Encoded here:
- the LOC120334963 gene encoding uncharacterized protein LOC120334963; the encoded protein is MKPGIYAIYFMFASMSELSFAAPAKHTEIFTKCKATYKTLVEHIVASEGEEAKSTIWKFLFHDIDLDANGQIAASEIALFLEKEHYIHDSDIMETMIESSNWIEVADSNQDEELTIEEFMTAVQKTIVESNDLKGGKFSEVPNNICHLFINKIPHLAEVMTELESCTKHLEESMLTDNSERAEFNSWAAIFKTMDENQDGKIDFGELRTTIGHTLTNDEDIALANALGHAIYGDIMHDVEDLTEKHFYMFVHELLYGIKESNRKNVWEDIVSEHELRGRSMMCKAIRDVRMQLSNQRDVMNDCIKSYEATRNSILGADGVFAPEIVFTMADGDRDGEISQEEFDIFIGSHSTLYSLIERKHASKDMKIGQFRSVMPDAIVTARKENDARSMLESSSMTALELHDAEKLCSAIISSVEKYPSHEDHTVTTAENHESNYPQNLSYKGMGEYTFREHTLPHEEESTTPANTDVMHLVDHNGNPMEIVIKHPEGFPAASSFKGSGEYIWKEHTLPAEEVKATPGPAPGELVEAPLGSESIHPIGEKVHPNGEVVYHMVDAEGNQIELTFTRKEIDDIEHRMAEAKGAPVEPHHTESPSKQPPSNSEESELMKEIEKILAEKDSPAEEKLPESNGETEEEKELQELLKEMESSREST